tGACAGAAAAGTCTTTAGTGTGGTGCCACCCACACCGTTGcgtaatatatattgtttttcgaCATACtataaaataacacaacattGATAACATAAAATGGGCATTTGGAAGTCCATATAACGCTTTTAAAACACGCGCACGTTGGTTTCTTTATCATATCACactattgcaaataaaaaccCAATTAAATCTAAAACAGCAGTCACGGAATAATTTGATATTAGGTTTGATAACTACAAAGGAAACTGCAGGAATATAAAACTGTTCATTATGTCGAATGTTTTACACAACGGAGAATACATAATCCGAGCTTATAATATCTAAATAAgtgaaaacatgtttgattgttttcaatatatttgaacatCTAAAACCAACCAGcacattttttttgctttcaaaatgccACTTTTTATTTGAACCTTGAAATTTATGGTCAATTCCTTTGATTATAAAGTTGACCTTTTCTGCAATCATGTAAGTCGGAGCATTTATGTTTCTGGGAGTAAAATTGGGTAAAACAGAGGCAtccatttttatatgaaaaactacagaaacaagctcagtagccaacagtttgaacataaaccccatttaattGCACAGgggtaaacgcaaaagacatagaacacaaaaacaataaatcacaagcaagaaacatggaacaaaattgcaaaattcCACATACAACACAGTGCAggtatactatataaaaaactaagtatgtttatgtttagGTATGTTTAACATTGAAGGCTCCTGATGCCGTCCATACGCACCTTGGGACTGATGATAGAGTTGGAATCATTTCGTGAACCACCAAGTGATTTATCTCTGACGCTTAGCATTCATTTGCCAACGTTATCATGTTTATTCAACTTCCTGCGTAACTCAGCAACACTATAAATTCCTCTAATCATATCCGCAGCCTTTTCTGCAATCATGATTGTCGGAGCATTTGTGTTACCAGAAGTAACATGGGGCATGACAGAGGCATCCACCACTCGGAGGTTCCTGATGCCTTTCACACGCAACTGGGGATCGACCACTGAAGTTTTATCGTTTAGTGAACCCATTCTGCAGGTTGAGGTCGGATGATACAGAGTCGCAGCAAAGTGTTGAATAAAGCACTTGAGCTGTTCGTCTGACAGAAATTCATTGTGACTACAATGAGGCACGTTTAATCGGCTGAAATCCGCTCCTATTTCGgcaaatggttttgttttgaGCAGTTCTATACCCTTTCTTATGGCTTCTATCATTTTCCGAACATCTTCCTCGAGATCAAAATAATTAGGATCAATATTTGGATAATCGAAAGGGTCATTACTTTTCAACGATACACTTCCTTTACTTTTTGGGTGAAGTAATATTGTCGCCATAAGAAGTCCGTCAGTCcatgtttcaggaaataaccCTTCAGATTCATATCCTAAAACCCTCGCGTTCTCAGATATTGGTAATGCTGCCATTAGATGAAACTGTAGATCAGGATACCTGGTTTCACATGTTGATGATTTTATAAAAGCTGTCCCAGGTAACAATGGTGCTGATAGGGGTCCTTCACCGAATACCATATATTGAGCAATTGATGAAATAGACTCCGCTTTAGGTCCAGTAAATCCTTCAGAGGAATTTATTGTCGTCGGAATAAAAGAGTAAATGTGATCTTCCATGTTTAGTCCAACAGGTAAATCCAAAATAACCGGTATATTAAATTTTTCTAAATGCTGCTTCGGGCCAACGCCAGACAACATCAGAATGTGCGGAGAACCAATGACGCCTGCACAAAGAATTACCTCTTTATTTGCAGAAACAACATGCtttctattgtttttaatgaatgcAACGCCCTTTGCTAACTTCTTTTCGATTATGACCGTTGTAACATGCGCGTTGACGACTACATGTAGATTCGTTCGGCCCATTGCTGGTCGTAAGAATGCAACCACCGTGCTTACACGTGTACcatgttttacattaatttgaCTTTCTGCAAAACCGATCTGTTCTTTACCATTGTAATCGATCTCTTTGAATCCTAGCTGTTTTCCTGCGTTAACAAAACGTTTCCCTAATGGAGAGTCTGACTTTTTCGTTACCGCGAGTGGTCCTCCGGAATTATGGTATCTTGAATTCTTGAGATCATCCACACGCATGTCTTCAGATTTCAGGAAGTATGAAAGAATATCTTCATACCCCCAGCCGTCGCATCCTAGCTCTTTCCATTCATCAAAATCATGCCTACAACGAAAATATAACTGACAATCTAGGCCATATACAATATATAGGTGAActagttaaatattgtttaacctcaattttcaaaaaaattagTTGTCAACCAATAGTTTTTGCAGCATTAATTAAATTAGATACTTTTATGCTTCAAACAATGCCTTATTGATGTTCTGTTTTAAGTTGTAAGACTGATTATTTTACCCTCAGTTAAACGTCTCATATATGTACACTttatatacaacaaaacaaagtaTGCGGTATGAATATCCAATTCTTTTTACTACAAAATTCTTTAAGCgacgttttaaacattgttttatatagacaTACCGACTTTCCATTCATCAAAATCATGCCTATGATGGATATAATTGATAATGTTGGACATTTATTAGTGTATTATTGAACTAGTTACAGTTAGTCCGCGAAATTCCAAAACTTTAATTGTCGACGAATAATTCTGTTTTCGCTGTAGtttgattttctatttttagatgtTAGATTGACTATTTTCCTAAGGTTAATcgtatcatttatgtatatttaatttacaacatTTCATAGTACACGATATGTATGTTACAGTGTCCGATTACAGGTACTTGACGAACCATGTAATTTATTTGGGATTTACACTTTGTCTGTTTAAGTCACTACTATTGCATTCTTTAAAgcaatgtttcaaattattttttttcaagttttatataGACATACCGACTCCCTCTGACATATTGCAATGCGTTCAGATTATTGGATCCTCCAATGCCTTTCCCTCGTGGCCAGAAGTGTCGGTTCTCACCACCTAATTGGGAGAATCCGGAGTTTTTCTGTGGTGTTGTATGATAAGCCCAGTCCCACGCTGTGTTAAAGACTGCCGGCGATGCAACCGGAATAGATATGTTGATGTTTCCGGTTTCCTCCCCACCCGCCTCAAGTAGCAGGACCCTAATTTCCGGGTCTTCCGACAGTCTGGATGCAAGCACGCATCCGGCGGAACCACCGCCAACAATTATATAATCATATGTTGAGTTTACATTATCCACtgtaagttttgtttgtttcatagaCGTATATCTGTATGCTATAAACGCAATAACAGCAAGAAATAAGGAAATTCGCGTTGCACCTGTAAGCTCCATTGTATGCACTGTTTATGTGTACGCGATAACGGGTACACCTTAACATTAGTTCAAATACAATTACTCAAGTGTGAATGTTGTTCAAGCGTGGCTCATCgaataaatctttaaaatgaacATGTGAGTGCCGGTTAGGTGGTTGAGAGGACGGGTTATTTAACGCTCATGAATGTCCCTCTCTAAAGGTACAAGGTACAGGCTCAAATCCAGTCGACTTTGTTCTTTCCTTTTCAatcaagtatttataaaacaggAAATGTTGGTAGTAATGAACCTCTTCTTAATGGCTTAAATTAATGTGCATGCTTCGTTtttgaaatgatgttttacacaaatcgaaaaaagtcatttaaaagtGATAGAATATTGCGATGTTATACTAATTTCATTGACTGGTATTCAATGTTAAGTTTATGACCAATACACCTTTTTGACATCTTAATCAATTCAACTTTGCCCTGTATAACTACATAAACTCTGCAATTGAATATGTATGTTTCTATTGATAGATTACATATGATAATCCCACTGGCTATAAACGGATAAGTCCCTCGTTATCAACACTTTTTAAGCGTACTGTATTATTTCCCGACGATATATTAAGTCTCATTTACGTAATTACTTTATCCAGGagtgttgggataagagtgaggttgtgcacacaaactggtttaaacatttacattttactgacagttccaaggcggtacctaacaatttttgattaacatacctattttttatacatattatgtatgcactgtgctgtttgtggagttttgtgctgttcttctatgtttattgtttgtgattttatgttatgtgtctttggcgtttacccagtgtcactaaaccgggtttatgtttaaacgttttgctactgagcttgtttctgtagctttttgcaaaCATATTCATACAGGCAATACCAgctcattaaattattatttcattaaataaataaaattgcagTAAACATTAGTATCCTTCGAAGTGTGTTGTAGTGTTAATAGTTGTCGAGTTTCAATAAGATAAGAGTGATGTTGTGCACACAAACCGTttaaaacccccagtaaatttacatttgactgaccgtttcaaggcggtaccttacactccttgataaacatacctagtttatatttatgtaatatgtttgtggagtttttgtGCCCttattccatgtttcttgtttgtgatctttcgtttttgtgttctatgtctttcacgtttaccctgtgccacatgtttgtggagttttgtgctgttccatgtttcttgtttatgattttttgtttatgtgttttatgtctttccCATtaaccctgtgtcattaaacggggtttatgtttaaactttcggctactaagcttgtttttgtagtttttcacattaatattaatgttacaCTACTGATAGTGTGTGTATGTCACCGGCGGAGAACAAATATGGCGCAAACATCAGACAATATCTGCGGAGAACCAATTATGAGTGTATGGCACCGGTTCGAATCCCGTATAGGTTTTTCTTATTTGagacaaaataatgatttcagACTATTTCTTATTGCAATATTTAGTGAATAAATTATTGCatcaataaaaatcaacaaacaaaaacaagcattgaaaaaaatcatcaactATCTGCGGAGATCCAATGGCGCCAATATCAGACAATATCGGCGGAGAAAAATTATAGCGCCAATATCAGACAATATCGGCGGATAAAATTATGGCGCCAACATCAGACAATATCGGCGGATGACCAATCATGGCGCCAACATCAGACAATATCGGCGGATCACCAATTATGGCGCCAACATCAGACAATATCGGCGGAGAAAAAATATGGCGCCAACATCAGACAACATCGCGGATAACCAATCATGGCGCCAACATCAGACAACATCGACGGATCACCAATTATGGCGCTAACATCAGACAATATCGGCGGAAAACAAATACGGCGCCAACATCAGACAACATCGGCGGATAACCAATCATGGCGCCAACATCAAACAACATCGGCGGATAACCAGTCATGGCGCCAACATCACAACAACATCAGACACTATCGTAGGAGAACCAATGGCGCCATAATCGGCAATATCGGCGGAAAACCAAATGGGACAAGCATCAGACAGTATTTGCGGAGAACCAATGGCGCCTGCTGAAATAATGATATCACATTCAACAGAAGTATTGTTGTCCTACACGAAGGCAATGCTCATTGCTGCCACTTTCATTTTCAGTACAAGCATTATATAACATGACCTCAAACTAACTGCAACACAATTTCTTCCAACTGGGTTATTTTCTTAAGTATGTCCTGTATAACATATTAAAAGTCCTAAATGAAGGTATCAAAGTCGGGGGAAGTATTCAAAAGTACGGAAATCGGTGGTGGTATTTCCCCCGTTGCCACCCATGTTGAAAAGGTGATTTTTGCATATCTGCTTGTCTGATGCCCAAATAAATGGTTCAGTACTATCAACTATCTACCAGAAACTTTGGTTAATATGAGATATGAATTCGGATGCAGCTCCTTCTTTTACACttgtttgatttaatatttaaaaatattagcatGAGAAAAAAGATTTTCATAGCACTATTAATAGGCAGAAATGTAAGTTCATAActtcattatttaatactttaagCTGTTGTTACAATATTTTTCTAGCTTCTTGCCATTGCGTTATATTTGAAAGATAGATTAGTCCTTACAACACATTGTATAATTTGTGTCCGTATATTTGCATAGCCTGACTTTTCGGatacattttctaataataGCCTCATTTTTAACCTTTAATTAAGTTGTTGTTCACTTGCATTTTAATGGGCAACTAATAGTTGTATggttttttattataatttcttaatgattttgCAAGATTTTGATACAAACTTTTTActttgcaaattatttaaatgacctattatttttataatttttgaaagaaaagttaCATTGACTTCTATATACAatgttatacttttttattgcaacattgtcaaaattgtcattttGGATGATGCAGTACCTGGCAACTCAACTAGAATTCGGAAAATAAACTTAGAATGGTCCAATGTTAACTGATACAAACAGTTACTGTAtgaattatcatgttttatacgaAATCTACTCGGATGTATGTGCAGTAAAGGTGCAAGGTTCAGGTGGAGCATCCAGATGGCTACCTGAGGTTTTAAAAGGGAAAGAGTGGTCAGAAGAAGTGATCAACTATGATCTGGCCTCTCAATAAATCTGGTTATCGAGCAGGTATTGATGAATAGTAATAAGACCAGTGATGGCTTCACAAGAGGGTGAGGGATGACAGAGCAGCAGCGTGTATTATGGCTCCTTGCTATGCCACCTTGTGCTGAAGTCAACAATGCCATGCTAGAGCTAACAGGAGTCAACTACAACACTGGCGACTCATGACATATGCAAGACAAGCACGTGACATGAATGGGCAAACACATAGTTCTGAACCATCTCCTTGATAGAAACTTCTTACATACACATATTACTATGAATGTTGACAAAGAGAAAACCATCCGGAACGCCATCTTGGCTAGGATGGATATACAAACCATTGCTGAGTCCACATTCAAGAAGAAGGATAAGGCAACCACCTTGAGCTCTCAATTCTCAGTGAAGATTGGTGGCGAAGCAGTACAGGTAGATCCGCGACTTCTTTTTCAGCGGTTCACAGTTGCTGCAAAAGCTTCAGTGTTCAAGTATGGGCTATGCAGTAATCCACCAGCACTGTTTGACACCTCACTGCTGCTTCGACAGCCACATAAACTAGTGCTAGTATATGCCACATGGGCCCTCCTCACACCTGACCTTCCAGTGATCACAGGCCAAGTTCAGTATGTGCTGGATGGTGGTGCACATGTTCAGAGCATCCCATGTACACGTGGATCCATTTGTACATTCAATTGTTTAGTTCAGCTTCcattttttgtaacaattagtttgttgttttataaaaatgtgaCATATCATATATATACCTATTTACCACTACATTTTATATAGTGTAACGACCTACGCAGTCAATGCAATCGTTTCTTAAAAGTCAGGGTGATGTTGAAACACAACGAACAACGAGTTGAACGTTTAACGGTTTATAGTGTGTTCTTGTATCTTCGAATCATGAACATCAAACAAATGTATAGTTATCAGATAACAGTTTCAGTTGCATGGGCTCTCAAATTTTCTATAGTTGGTTACAAATAATTATCTGTCGTTAAATGAACTTGTACCTTATGTGAGGTCAAACTACAAGACCTATCGAATTTATGTAAGGTCAAACTACTAGACCAATCAGATTTAAGGGTACTCTCAAACCCTACCAAGGTCTCCGACCTCAAAAGTCAAGCTCAGATAAACGAGTGTTCTCTAACCCAAACGAGCTATCCAATACTAGCTCAGATCCCGAAAGGAACGCTGTTTATATAGAGAACAGGAGATGCCCACGTGATCCAAACTGACCAATGGCGGCCGGACCAGTGAAACGTTCGACTAATCATCGGAGGA
The DNA window shown above is from Mya arenaria isolate MELC-2E11 chromosome 6, ASM2691426v1 and carries:
- the LOC128238103 gene encoding alcohol dehydrogenase [acceptor]-like; amino-acid sequence: MELTGATRISLFLAVIAFIAYRYTSMKQTKLTVDNVNSTYDYIIVGGGSAGCVLASRLSEDPEIRVLLLEAGGEETGNINISIPVASPAVFNTAWDWAYHTTPQKNSGFSQLGGENRHFWPRGKGIGGSNNLNALQYVRGSRHDFDEWKELGCDGWGYEDILSYFLKSEDMRVDDLKNSRYHNSGGPLAVTKKSDSPLGKRFVNAGKQLGFKEIDYNGKEQIGFAESQINVKHGTRVSTVVAFLRPAMGRTNLHVVVNAHVTTVIIEKKLAKGVAFIKNNRKHVVSANKEVILCAGVIGSPHILMLSGVGPKQHLEKFNIPVILDLPVGLNMEDHIYSFIPTTINSSEGFTGPKAESISSIAQYMVFGEGPLSAPLLPGTAFIKSSTCETRYPDLQFHLMAALPISENARVLGYESEGLFPETWTDGLLMATILLHPKSKGSVSLKSNDPFDYPNIDPNYFDLEEDVRKMIEAIRKGIELLKTKPFAEIGADFSRLNVPHCSHNEFLSDEQLKCFIQHFAATLYHPTSTCRMGSLNDKTSVVDPQLRVKGIRNLRVVDASVMPHVTSGNTNAPTIMIAEKAADMIRGIYSVAELRRKLNKHDNVGK